The following are from one region of the Fusarium verticillioides 7600 chromosome 1, whole genome shotgun sequence genome:
- a CDS encoding 26S proteasome regulatory subunit N6, translating to MAAAESARVQEAQKLAKSDPRKAEAIYKDIISKAPSTTSDAATREYETALISLGELYRDEKNTQELVTLVKESRTVFSSFAKAKSAKLVRQLLDLIKEIPDSTDIEISVTKDCIEWATAERRAFQRQDLEVRLVTLQMAKQSYYEALGLINNLLRELKRLDDKLRLVEVQLLESRVYHALGNIPKSRAALTSARTSAASVYTPPMLQANLDMQSGMLHAEDKDFNTAFSYFIEALDGYHSQDESTRAQAALQYMLLCKIMLNLVDDVNNLMTSKQALKYAGKNLEAMKAIARAHSNRSLEEYERALSSYRYELGSDAFIRNHLRRLYDAMLEQNLIKVIEPFSRVEIDHIAKMVGLDTQQVERKLSQMILDKVIIGVLDQGAGCLIIFDETHRDESYDAALATIEKLSSVVDVLYTNQASMLE from the exons ATGGCGGCGGCCGAATCAGCGAGGGTTCAGGAAGCGCAGAAGCTCGCCAAGTCTGATCCTCGAAAGGCTGAGGCCATCTACAAggacatcatctccaaggctccCAGCACCACATCCGATGCTGCCACTCGCGAGTACGAGACCGCTCTGATCAGTTTAGGAGAGCTGTATCGAGATGAGAA GAATACCCAAGAGTTGGTGACCTTGGTCAAGGAGAGCAGAAccgtcttctcttctttcgcaAAGGCCAAGTCAGCAAAGCTTG TCCGTCAACTGCTTGACCTCATCAAGGAAATCCCCGATAGCACCGATATCGAAATCTCCGTCACCAAGGACTGTATAGAATGGGCCACCGCCGAGCGCCGCGCGTTTCAGCGACAGGACCTCGAGGTCCGCCTCGTCACTCTCCAGATGGCAAAGCAATCCTACTACGAAGCCCTCGGGCTCATTAACAACCTTCTTCGCGAGCTCAAGCGCCTGGATGACAAGCTCCGACTCGTCGAAGTTCAGCTCCTCGAGTCGAGAGTTTACCACGCCCTCGGCAACATCCCCAAGTCCCGTGCCGCTCTTACCAGTGCACGAACAAGCGCCGCTAGCGTATACACCCCTCCGATGCTACAGGCCAACCTCGATATGCAGAGCGGCATGCTTCATGCTGAGGACAAGGACTTCAACACCGCGTTCTCTTACTTCATTGAGGCTCTCGATGGCTACCACTCTCAAGATGAGAGCACCCGAGCTCAGGCTGCTCTTCAGTACATGCTTCTGTGCAAGATCATGCTAAACCTCGTTGACGATGTCAACAACCTTATGACTTCCAAGCAAGCCCTGAAGTACGCAGGCAAGAACCTAGAGGCTATGAAGGCCATTGCTCGCGCACATTCGAATCGATCACTGGAGGAATATGAGCGAGCACTTTCGTCTTACCGATATGAGCTCGGTAGCGACGCTTTTATCCGCAACCACCTTCGCCGCCTCTACGATGCTATGTTGGAGCAGAACCTAATCAAAGTCATCGAGCCTTTCTCACGCGTCGAAATCGACCACATTGCCAAGATGGTTGGCCTCGACACTCAGCAGGTTGAGCGAAAACTGTCTCAGATGATCTTGGACAAGGTCATTATCGGGGTTTTGGACCAGGGGGCTGGttgtctcatcatctttgacgagaCGCACCGGGATGAGTCCTATGATGCGGCTCTGGCAACCATCGAGAAACTGAGCAGTGTGGTGGATGTACTTTACACGAACCAAGCTTCCATGCTGGAATAG